The following are encoded in a window of Thamnophis elegans isolate rThaEle1 chromosome 14, rThaEle1.pri, whole genome shotgun sequence genomic DNA:
- the LOC116517911 gene encoding LOW QUALITY PROTEIN: guanine nucleotide-binding protein G(o) subunit alpha-like (The sequence of the model RefSeq protein was modified relative to this genomic sequence to represent the inferred CDS: inserted 3 bases in 2 codons) — MLFDSICNNKFFIDTSIILFLNKKDCLVRRXQKSPLTICFPEYTGPNTYEDAAAYIQAQXESKNRSPNKEIYCHMTCATDTGNIQVVFDAVTDIIIANNLRGCGLY, encoded by the exons ATGCTCTTCGACTCCATCTGTAACAACAAATTCTTCATCGATACCTCCATCATACTCTTCCTCAACAAGAAAGACTGTTTGGTGAGAAG TCAAAAATCGCCTCTGACCATCTGCTTCCCTGAATACACAG GACCCAACACATACGAAGACGCAGCGGCCTATATCCAAGCAC TTGAAAGCAAAAACCGTTCGCCGAACAAGGAGATTTATTGTCACATGACCTGTGCAACAGATACAGGCAACATCCAGGTTGTATTTGATGCCGTCACCGACATCATCATTGCCAATAATCTTCGAGGCTGCGGCTTATACtga